One stretch of Emys orbicularis isolate rEmyOrb1 chromosome 7, rEmyOrb1.hap1, whole genome shotgun sequence DNA includes these proteins:
- the CFAP100 gene encoding cilia- and flagella-associated protein 100: protein MSVLSYTRSTGSQETSSSGAISRARTLPQQTVPTSGVPSTNSTVETKSPLSDDDEFQLRKNPFKIPSDTDIFLLRDKERERAKAERERKKTLKVHEKMTYSTMMNAKQSGFKKELQKEEEAEDRELAAEAQRLKALQESISWKIAVTKDQQVEKETLHEYIDKKRQMFLLQYAVAIKRDEIQKLESLAAEEEAKLEKAEQYLEKDAAMFDEFLKENDKNSAQALKTAEKETKAKIEKIIEIRELTGQMMSIQSEISKFEDTLKEYKKYKNFLYQLSPKEWREEYEEKQMKTKAMKMSSDVKEEKISISPITPKGQDPTPRTRRGKLPYLGYTGRQSVDFSSGGPDQRSPSQIMQRRESLRTGKSPSKQNLKSQQTRRQSIATLAMEEKASTTFSDNEDEDEEPELYFTDPQQLLQIFTELEEQNLSLIQNSQETEETLDELQHALTTTRSKMDREIKQLKQLAATLKASIIKEEETAADLELKARVFSFGEYKADVQDKMLVSLNKKVTEVYRRCIGENEANLGTLQLLTVIEHQLDDLLECLERVPQTKIEQAEKAKEKERRMRMRDEKVRQQRQLQEERVQRALARAQADIKKKTGRKLMFRSEPVPIKEKEDEDQGLIDQEKEEALYYFT, encoded by the exons ATGTCTGTGCTGTCCTATACACGTTCGACTGGGTCCCAGGAAACATCCAGCTCTGGAGCCATTTCCA GGGCTAGGACATTACCTCAGCAAACAGTGCCAACCTCTGGGGTTCCCTCTACCAACTCTACAGTGGAAACAAAGTCTCCACTTTCAG ATGATGATGAGTTTCAGCTGAGGAAAAACCCATTTAAAATCCCTTCGGATACTGATATCTTCTTACTGAGAGACAAGGAAAGAGAACGGGCTAAGGCG GAACGTGAGCGAAAGAAGACCCTGAAAGTCCATGAGAAGATGACCTATTCCACTATGATGAATGCCAAGCAGTCAGGGTTCAAGAAGGAGCtccagaaggaggaggaagcagaggacAGAGAACTGGCAGCAGAAGCACAGCGACTGAAAGCTCTCCAAGAAAGTATCTCTTGGAAGATAGCAGTCACCAAAG ACCAGCAAGTGGAAAAAGAGACGCTCCATGAATACATAGACAAGAAGCGACAGATGTTTCTGCTGCAG TACGCTGTGGCAATAAAGAGAGATGAAATTCAGAAGCTGGAAagcttagcagcagaagaggaagcaaAACTGGAAAAGGCTGAACAGTACCTGGAGAAGGACGCTGCCATGTTTGACGAGTTCCTGAAGGAGAACGATAAAAACTCTGCTCAGGCGCTGAAAAC TGCTGAAAAAGAAACCAAAGCAAAGATAGAGAAAATAATCGAGATCCGGGAGCTTACTGGACAAATGATGAGCATTCAAAG TGAGATATCCAAGTTTGAAGACACTTTGAAGGAGTACAAGAAGTACAAGAACTTCCTCTACCAGCTTTCTCCAAAAGAGTGGCGGGAAGAGTATGAAGAAAAGCAGATGAAGACCAAGGCGATGAAAATGTCCTCTGACGTGAAAGAAGAGAAAATCTCCATTTCTCCCATCACGCCCAAGG GCCAGGATCCAACACCCCGAACCAGACGTGGCAAGTTGCCTTATCTTGGCTATACAGGACGTCAGAGTGTTGATTTCTCTTCAGGAGGACCTGATCAGAGGTCCCCAAGCCAAATCATGCAGAGAAGGGAATCCCTCAGAACAGGCAAAAGCCCCTCAAAGCAAAACTTGAAATCCCAGCAGACAAGACGACA GAGCATTGCCACCCTAGCAATGGAGGAGAAGGCGAGTACAACCTTCTCTGACAATGAGGACGAGGATGAG GAGCCAGAGTTATATTTTACTGATCCCCAGCAACTACTGCAAATTTTTACTGAGCTGGAAGAACAGAACCTGTCCCTAATCCAGAATTCCCAGGAGACTGAGGAAACCTTGGATGAGCTCCAGCATGCTCTCACCACTACGCGAAGTAAAAT GGACCGTGAGATAAAGCAGCTGAAGCAGCTTGCAGCCACACTCAAAGCCTCCATAATCAAAGAAGAGGAGACAGCCGCAGACCTGGAATTGAAGGCACGAGTCTTTTCCTTCGGAGAGTATAAAGCAGATGTGCAG GACAAAATGTTGGTGAGCCTGAACAAAAAGGTGACGGAGGTCTATCGACGTTGCATTGGAGAAAATGAGGCCAACCTGGGAACCCTGCAGCTGCTAACAGTCATAGAACACCAACTCGACGACTTATTGGAGTGTCTGGAGAGAGTCCCTCAAACAAAGATAGAACAGGCagagaaagccaaagaaaaagaacGGAGGATGAG GATGAGGGACGAAAAAGTAAGACAACAGAGGCAGTTGCAGGAGGAGAGGGTGCAACGGGCACTGGCAAGAGCACAAGCGGATATAAAGAAAAAG ACTGGCAGAAAGCTGATGTTCCGCTCTGAGCCCGTGCCTATCAAAGAGAAAGAAGATGAGGATCAAGGACTGATTGATCAAGAGAAGGAAGAAGCTCTCTATTACTTTACTTAA